Proteins co-encoded in one Brassica rapa cultivar Chiifu-401-42 chromosome A02, CAAS_Brap_v3.01, whole genome shotgun sequence genomic window:
- the LOC103853319 gene encoding FT-interacting protein 3 isoform X1 translates to MIRYFSFKAKLQMSNIKLGVEVISAHGLFQRDKQNSCSPFVELKFDNQIFRTTTKPNDPNPVWHESFYFLVSDPSFLSTRTLEAHVFSYQDETDAKPFLGKVRVNGTSFVPRSEAAPFNYPLEKRSVFSRARGELGLRVFITDDPSITPSVSESPRAYIPSPRREHVSSLITDDANERRELKKPTTRTFYNATPSVNQQQPATMNYGMHEMRAAAPMPPRVVQYNGPTPPSDFSVKETSPFLGGGQIIGGRVVRGTKRPASGAYDLVEEMRFLFVRVVKARDLPDRDLTGSLDPYVEVKIGNFKGVTRHLDKNSDPEWNQVFAFAKENLQSNVLEIVVKDKDLVLDDYVGTVRFDLQEVQSRVPPDSPLAPEWYRLENKRQEKKKRAEIMLAVWEGTQADEAFGDAVFSDSLTSSDSSDIISANLRSKVYHSPRLWYLRVRIIEAQDVIIVSDKSRLPEAFVRIQMGNQMLKTRVSQRTFHPTWDQEFMFVVAEPFEENLVLSVEDHSEPNRDEPVGKAVIPLAAIEKRTDDKKFRSRWFHLEDSISDAMDEDKAKKVKFATRIHVAAALEGGYHVFDESTYYSSDLRPTAKQLWKPPIGVLELGILNANGLHPVKTRDGKGVSDTYVVAKYGHKWVRSRTVINSLSPKYNEQYTWEVFDPATVLTICVFDNGHFGEGKNRDQTIGKVRIRLSTLQSGRVYTNAYPLLVLQPSGLKKRGELHLAVRFTCTSVSNMLMKYTKPLLPKMHYTQPLSVNLQEVLRVQALNIMVARLGRSEPPLRREVVEYMTDAKTHLFSMRRSKANFYRFTAVFSGVMSVWKWMGEVCSWRTPVTTALVHVLYTMLVMFPEMILPTVFLYMAVIGLWNYRFRPRFPPHMDTKLSYAESVNADELDEEFDIFPTMKAPDIVKMRYDRLRIVAGKIQSVVGDIAAQGERVQALLSWRDPRATAIFVTFCLIIAMVMYITPFKLFALLSGYYFMRHPRLRHRIPSAPLNFFRRLPAMTDSML, encoded by the exons atgataAGGTATTTCAGTTTCAAGGCAAAGCTTCAAATGAGCAATATAAAGCTAGGCGTTGAAGTCATAAGCGCACATGGTCTATTTCAGAGAGACAAGCAAAACTCATGTAGCCCTTTCGTGGAGCTCAAGTTTGATAACCAGATATTCCGCACAACGACCAAACCCAACGATCCAAACCCCGTCTGGCACGAGTCTTTCTACTTCCTTGTCTCTGATCCTTCCTTCCTCTCCACCCGTACACTCGAAGCCCATGTCTTCAGCTACCAGGACGAAACCGATGCTAAGCCCTTTCTTGGCAAAGTTCGAGTCAATGGAACATCCTTTGTTCCTCGCTCTGAAGCAGCTCCTTTCAACTACCCTCTAGAGAAACGCAGCGTTTTCTCTCGAGCGCGTGGGGAGCTTGGTTTGAGAGTCTTCATCACTGACGACCCTTCTATCACACCTTCTGTCTCAGAATCTCCTCGAGCTTATATCCCCAGCCCGCGGAGAGAACATGTAAGCTCCCTAATCACAGATGATGCTAATGAGAGAAGAGAGCTTAAGAAGCCTACAACACGTACGTTTTATAACGCTACCCCTTCAGTGAACCAACAACAGCCGGCGACGATGAACTATGGCATGCACGAGATGAGAGCTGCTGCGCCAATGCCTCCAAGAGTAGTTCAATACAACGGTCCAACTCCACCATCAGATTTCTCAGTCAAAGAGACGAGCCCTTTCCTGGGAGGTGGACAGATCATTGGAGGACGAGTGGTTCGTGGTACAAAGAGACCAGCAAGCGGCGCATATGATCTCGTTGAAGAGATGAGGTTTCTCTTCGTGCGAGTCGTGAAGGCGCGTGACCTCCCCGACAGAGACCTTACGGGCAGCTTAGACCCTTACGTTGAAGTAAAAATAGGAAACTTCAAAGGCGTTACAAGACATTTGGACAAGAACTCGGATCCGGAGTGGAACCAAGTCTTTGCCTTTGCTAAAGAGAATCTTCAGTCTAACGTTCTTGAAATAGTGGTGAAGGATAAAGACCTTGTCCTTGACGATTACGTTGGGACTGTTCGGTTTGATCTCCAAGAGGTTCAGTCTCGCGTTCCTCCGGATAGTCCTTTAGCTCCCGAGTGGTACAGACTTGAGAACAAAAgacaagagaagaagaagagagctgAGATAATGCTTGCTGTCTGGGAAGGTACTCAAGCAGATGAAGCTTTCGGGGATGCGGTTTTCTCGGACTCATTGACATCTTCAGACAGCTCGGACATTATATCGGCCAACCTCCGCTCGAAAGTGTACCATTCTCCTCGGCTATGGTACCTAAGGGTGAGGATAATAGAGGCTCAGGACGTGATCATCGTCTCCGACAAGTCCCGTCTTCCCGAGGCCTTTGTGAGGATCCAGATGGGTAATCAGATGTTGAAGACTAGAGTCTCTCAGAGAACGTTTCATCCGACATGGGACCAGGAGTTCATGTTCGTAGTCGCGGAGCCGTTTGAAGAAAACCTGGTCCTCTCGGTGGAAGACCACTCTGAACCTAACAGAGATGAGCCTGTAGGCAAAGCTGTGATTCCTCTCGCTGCTATTGAGAAACGTACGGATGATAAAAAGTTTCGTAGCCGCTGGTTTCATCTGGAAGATTCCATCTCAGACGCAATGGATGAAGACAAAGCCAAGAAGGTGAAGTTCGCTACTAGGATCCATGTGGCCGCGGCTCTTGAAGGAGGCTACCACGTTTTCGATGAGTCCACTTACTACAGCAGCGATCTCAGGCCAACGGCGAAACAGCTCTGGAAACCGCCGATAGGAGTCTTGGAGCTTGGGATACTTAACGCAAACGGGCTCCACCCGGTGAAAACTAGAGACGGGAAAGGTGTGTCGGACACGTACGTTGTTGCTAAATACGGTCACAAGTGGGTTCGGTCGAGAACTGTAATCAACAGCTTGAGTCCAAAGTACAATGAGCAGTACACATGGGAGGTTTTCGACCCCGCAACGGTCTTAACCATCTGCGTCTTCGACAACGGTCATTTCGGAGAAGGAAAGAACAGAGATCAGACGATTGGGAAAGTACGTATCAGACTCTCAACTCTCCAGAGTGGTCGTGTGTACACAAACGCTTACCCATTACTTGTTTTACAACCATCTGGTCTCAAGAAAAGAGGCGAGCTTCACTTAGCCGTGAGGTTCACATGCACATCAGTCTCCAACATGCTGATGAAATACACAAAACCACTCTTGCCTAAGATGCATTACACACAGCCTTTATCCGTTAACCTACAGGAAGTGCTTAGGGTGCAGGCTCTCAACATAATGGTGGCTCGACTAGGCCGGTCAGAGCCGCCTCTTAGACGTGAAGTTGTTGAGTATATGACGGATGCTAAGACCCATCTGTTCAGCATGAGGCGAAGCAAAGCCAACTTCTACAGGTTCACCGCCGTGTTTTCTGGAGTGATGTCGGTGTGGAAATGGATGGGGGAAGTGTGCAGCTGGAGGACGCCGGTGACGACGGCGCTGGTGCACGTGCTGTACACGATGCTTGTGATGTTCCCGGAGATGATTTTGCCGACTGTGTTTCTTTACATGGCTGTGATTGGGCTGTGGAACTACAGGTTTAGGCCAAGGTTTCCTCCTCATATGGACACCAAACTGTCTTACGCAGAGAGTGTGAATGCTGATGAACTGGACGAAGAGTTTGATATCTTCCCGACCATGAAGGCTCCGGACATTGTTAAAATGAG GTACGACCGGCTGAGAATTGTGGCGGGGAAGATACAGTCGGTGGTGGGAGACATAGCAGCACAGGGAGAGCGCGTGCAGGCTCTGTTGAGCTGGCGTGATCCACGCGCCACCGCAATATTTGTGACGTTTTGCTTGATCATAGCCATGGTTATGTACATAACACCTTTTAAACTGTTTGCTCTCCTCTCTGGTTACTACTTCATGAGACACCCTAGGCTCCGACACCGTATTCCCTCCGCTCCACTCAACTTTTTCCGACGACTTCCGGCCATGACGGACTCTATGCTCTGA
- the LOC103853322 gene encoding methylthioalkylmalate synthase 1, chloroplastic gives MALSLLTYSIKIPTTASTVVVRPVLPIRSSLPSLRLTFPHRTPTSFISCCSSVSEKAATSGIDLKPDVERWPKYIPNKLPDKNYVRVLDTTLRDGEQSPGGALTPAQKLEIARKLAKLRVDVMDVGFPASSEEELEAVKTIAKTVGNEVDEETRYVPVICVISRCKHKDIEAAWEALKYAKKPRIYIFICTSEIHMKYKLKKTKEEVIEMAKSSIRFAKKLGFTDIQFGCEDGGRSEKDFLCKIMGEAIKEGVKTVTLADTVGINIPQEFGEMVTYLKANTPGIDDVVVSLHCHNDLGLATANTIAGVRAGARQVEVTVNGIGERSGNASLEEIVMALKCRGAYVMDGVYTTIDTSHIMAASRMVQEYTGLHVQPHKPIVGNNCFLHESGIHQDGMLKYGSTYEIFSPEDIGVERSESSGIVLGKLSGRHAVKVRLRKLGYEITSDEKLRDIFSRFRELTKQKKRITDADLNALMVLYGDEISSKISEGTVLDEPISQISSVV, from the exons ATGGCTTTGTCACTTCTGACATACTCCATTAAAATCCCCACCACCGCTTCCACGGTAGTTGTCCGGCCAGTGTTACCTATTCGATCTTCCCTTCCCTCTCTCCGCCTAACTTTTCCGCATAGAACACCAACCTCGTTCATCTCATGTTGCTCCTCTGTGTCTGAAAAGGCGGCAACTAGTGGTATTGACCTCAAACCCGACGTGGAACGGTGGCCAAAGTACATACCCAACAAGCTCCCCGACAAAAATTATGTGAGAGTACTCGACACGACGCTGCGTGATGGCGAACAATCTCCAGGTGGAGCCCTTACTCCAGCGCAGAAGCTAGAGATTGCTCGGAAACTCGCTAAACTCCGAGTAGACGTCATGGATGTTGGTTTTCCTGCATCGTCTGAGGAAGAGTTAGAAGCCGTTAAAACAATCGCCAAGACCGTTGGGAACGAG GTGGACGAGGAAACAAGATACGTCCCGGTAATATGCGTCATCTCACGATGCAAACATAAAGACATCGAGGCCGCTTGGGAGGCGTTGAAGTACGCGAAGAAGCCGAGGATATACATATTCATATGTACTAGTGAGATTCACATGAAATATAAATTGAAAAAGACTAAAGAAGAAGTGATCGAGATGGCCAAAAGTAGTATTAGGTTCGCTAAAAAATTAGGCTTTACTGACATCCAATTTGGTTGCGAAGATGGCGGCAG ATCGGAGAAGGATTTTCTTTGTAAGATTATGGGAGAAGCGATAAAAGAGGGCGTAAAGACGGTGACCCTCGCGGACACGGTAGGGATAAACATCCCGCAAGAATTCGGAGAGATGGTTACTTATCTCAAAGCAAACACTCCAGGAATTGATGATGTTGTCGTCAGCCTTCATTGTCACAACGACCTTGGTCTTGCTACCGCTAACACCATCGCC GGTGTGCGTGCGGGGGCAAGACAAGTCGAAGTAACGGTCAACGGAATAGGTGAAAGAAGTGGGAATGCGTCGCTTGAAGAG ATTGTAATGGCTTTGAAATGTCGTGGAGCATATGTGATGGACGGTGTTTACACAACAATAGACACAAGCCATATTATGGCTGCTAGTAGGATG GTTCAAGAGTATACTGGCTTGCATGTTCAACCACATAAGCCCATAGTTGGCAACAACTGTTTTCTTCACGAGAGTGGCATTCACCAG GATGGAATGTTGAAATATGGAAGTACGTATGAAATCTTCTCACCAGAAGACATTGGGGTCGAAAGATCTGAAAGTTCCGGCATTGTGCTTGGAAAGCTTAG TGGACGTCATGCTGTGAAAGTTCGGCTAAGAAAG TTAGGATATGAAATCACCAGTGATGAAAAGTTGAGGGACATTTTCTCAAGATTCAGGGAGTTAACTAAGCAGAAAAAG AGAATCACAGACGCTGATCTTAATGCATTAATGGTGCTGTACGGTGATGAAATCTCATCAAAGATATCGGAAGGAACGGTTCTGGACGAACCAATCTCTCAGATATCATCTGTCGTATAA
- the LOC103853321 gene encoding F-box protein At4g00755, which yields MDFVENLDTDMSLAILSCLDDPSDLVRASAVSRSWRDFVIKHSLSKKLCLKLFHQLTSVDRIIDTSNDMKESFEAGSSRDDTRVLEREHRVYALLAKGCTSSPIRSCIADAIIASSTDNFPAESILNTLDERDRIGGTPSYWSSTGHHKTSVPETLLYQLKGDLCVITELSVQPFQAYFQPGTPIYSSHYVRFRLGHLDNNEAETAGKFPVENKYVWTYTSQEFPMAQENRLQNFKLPEPVICIGGYMLVEFLGRVQTQEMDGLYYICVSHVKMMGRSLAKSFQVVDPDESGKFGLKVLSYSDPQEMDENEEEGLSPFRPMRNLEQLLNFLHRHPLDVEYVWPESDEEEEEAESDGEV from the exons ATGGATTTCGTTGAAAATCTTGATACCGACATGTCTCTAGCCATTCTTTCCTGTCTTGATGACCCATCAGATCTAGTCCGCGCCAGTGCTGTCTCACGCTCCTGGCGAGACTTTG TGATTAAACACAGTCTCTCGAAGAAGCTGTGCTTGAAGTTGTTCCATCAGCTAACTAGTGTGGATCGTATAATAGACACAAGCAATGATATGAAGGAATCGTTTGAAGCCGGGTCAAGCAGGGATGATACAAGGGTACTAGAAAGAGAGCACAGGGTTTATGCCTTATTGGCTAAAGGATGCACATCTTCCCCTATCAGAAGCTGTATTGCCGATGCCATCATAGCCTCCAGTACCGATAATTTCCCAGCAGAGAGCATCTTGAACACACTGGACGAAAGAGATAGAATTGGTGGCACCCCTTCGTATTGGTCTAGTACGGGGCACCACAAGACTTCCGTGCCCGAAACACTTCTTTACCAGCTGAAGGGTGATTTGTGTGTCATTACTGAACTCAGCGTCCAGCCTTTCCAAGCTTATTTCCAGCCGGGTACACCGATATACTCGTCACATTATGTTCGTTTCCGGTTGGGTCACCTCGATAACAATGAAGCTGAGACAGCGGGAAAGTTTCCTGTTGAAAACAAATATGTATGGACTTACACTTCACAAGAGTTTCCCATGGCTCAG GAGAATCGGTTGCAGAACTTTAAGCTTCCAGAACCGGTTATTTGCATTGGTGGGTATATGCTAGTCGAGTTTCTTGGTCGGGTTCAGACTCAAGAAATGGATGGCTTATACTACATATG CGTGTCGCATGTGAAAATGATGGGAAGATCACTAGCAAAATCGTTTCAGGTGGTGGATCCGGATGAGTCAGGGAAGTTTGGGTTGAAAGTGTTGAGTTACAGTGATCCACAAGAAATGGATGAGAACGAAGAAGAGGGGCTAAGTCCGTTTAGGCCGATGAGAAATCTTGAACAGCTCTTGAATTTCCTGCACAGGCATCCTCTTGACGTCGAGTATGTTTGGCCTGAATCtgacgaggaggaggaggaagctgAATCAGACGGTGAGGTTTAG
- the LOC103853319 gene encoding FT-interacting protein 3 isoform X2, with the protein MSNIKLGVEVISAHGLFQRDKQNSCSPFVELKFDNQIFRTTTKPNDPNPVWHESFYFLVSDPSFLSTRTLEAHVFSYQDETDAKPFLGKVRVNGTSFVPRSEAAPFNYPLEKRSVFSRARGELGLRVFITDDPSITPSVSESPRAYIPSPRREHVSSLITDDANERRELKKPTTRTFYNATPSVNQQQPATMNYGMHEMRAAAPMPPRVVQYNGPTPPSDFSVKETSPFLGGGQIIGGRVVRGTKRPASGAYDLVEEMRFLFVRVVKARDLPDRDLTGSLDPYVEVKIGNFKGVTRHLDKNSDPEWNQVFAFAKENLQSNVLEIVVKDKDLVLDDYVGTVRFDLQEVQSRVPPDSPLAPEWYRLENKRQEKKKRAEIMLAVWEGTQADEAFGDAVFSDSLTSSDSSDIISANLRSKVYHSPRLWYLRVRIIEAQDVIIVSDKSRLPEAFVRIQMGNQMLKTRVSQRTFHPTWDQEFMFVVAEPFEENLVLSVEDHSEPNRDEPVGKAVIPLAAIEKRTDDKKFRSRWFHLEDSISDAMDEDKAKKVKFATRIHVAAALEGGYHVFDESTYYSSDLRPTAKQLWKPPIGVLELGILNANGLHPVKTRDGKGVSDTYVVAKYGHKWVRSRTVINSLSPKYNEQYTWEVFDPATVLTICVFDNGHFGEGKNRDQTIGKVRIRLSTLQSGRVYTNAYPLLVLQPSGLKKRGELHLAVRFTCTSVSNMLMKYTKPLLPKMHYTQPLSVNLQEVLRVQALNIMVARLGRSEPPLRREVVEYMTDAKTHLFSMRRSKANFYRFTAVFSGVMSVWKWMGEVCSWRTPVTTALVHVLYTMLVMFPEMILPTVFLYMAVIGLWNYRFRPRFPPHMDTKLSYAESVNADELDEEFDIFPTMKAPDIVKMRYDRLRIVAGKIQSVVGDIAAQGERVQALLSWRDPRATAIFVTFCLIIAMVMYITPFKLFALLSGYYFMRHPRLRHRIPSAPLNFFRRLPAMTDSML; encoded by the exons ATGAGCAATATAAAGCTAGGCGTTGAAGTCATAAGCGCACATGGTCTATTTCAGAGAGACAAGCAAAACTCATGTAGCCCTTTCGTGGAGCTCAAGTTTGATAACCAGATATTCCGCACAACGACCAAACCCAACGATCCAAACCCCGTCTGGCACGAGTCTTTCTACTTCCTTGTCTCTGATCCTTCCTTCCTCTCCACCCGTACACTCGAAGCCCATGTCTTCAGCTACCAGGACGAAACCGATGCTAAGCCCTTTCTTGGCAAAGTTCGAGTCAATGGAACATCCTTTGTTCCTCGCTCTGAAGCAGCTCCTTTCAACTACCCTCTAGAGAAACGCAGCGTTTTCTCTCGAGCGCGTGGGGAGCTTGGTTTGAGAGTCTTCATCACTGACGACCCTTCTATCACACCTTCTGTCTCAGAATCTCCTCGAGCTTATATCCCCAGCCCGCGGAGAGAACATGTAAGCTCCCTAATCACAGATGATGCTAATGAGAGAAGAGAGCTTAAGAAGCCTACAACACGTACGTTTTATAACGCTACCCCTTCAGTGAACCAACAACAGCCGGCGACGATGAACTATGGCATGCACGAGATGAGAGCTGCTGCGCCAATGCCTCCAAGAGTAGTTCAATACAACGGTCCAACTCCACCATCAGATTTCTCAGTCAAAGAGACGAGCCCTTTCCTGGGAGGTGGACAGATCATTGGAGGACGAGTGGTTCGTGGTACAAAGAGACCAGCAAGCGGCGCATATGATCTCGTTGAAGAGATGAGGTTTCTCTTCGTGCGAGTCGTGAAGGCGCGTGACCTCCCCGACAGAGACCTTACGGGCAGCTTAGACCCTTACGTTGAAGTAAAAATAGGAAACTTCAAAGGCGTTACAAGACATTTGGACAAGAACTCGGATCCGGAGTGGAACCAAGTCTTTGCCTTTGCTAAAGAGAATCTTCAGTCTAACGTTCTTGAAATAGTGGTGAAGGATAAAGACCTTGTCCTTGACGATTACGTTGGGACTGTTCGGTTTGATCTCCAAGAGGTTCAGTCTCGCGTTCCTCCGGATAGTCCTTTAGCTCCCGAGTGGTACAGACTTGAGAACAAAAgacaagagaagaagaagagagctgAGATAATGCTTGCTGTCTGGGAAGGTACTCAAGCAGATGAAGCTTTCGGGGATGCGGTTTTCTCGGACTCATTGACATCTTCAGACAGCTCGGACATTATATCGGCCAACCTCCGCTCGAAAGTGTACCATTCTCCTCGGCTATGGTACCTAAGGGTGAGGATAATAGAGGCTCAGGACGTGATCATCGTCTCCGACAAGTCCCGTCTTCCCGAGGCCTTTGTGAGGATCCAGATGGGTAATCAGATGTTGAAGACTAGAGTCTCTCAGAGAACGTTTCATCCGACATGGGACCAGGAGTTCATGTTCGTAGTCGCGGAGCCGTTTGAAGAAAACCTGGTCCTCTCGGTGGAAGACCACTCTGAACCTAACAGAGATGAGCCTGTAGGCAAAGCTGTGATTCCTCTCGCTGCTATTGAGAAACGTACGGATGATAAAAAGTTTCGTAGCCGCTGGTTTCATCTGGAAGATTCCATCTCAGACGCAATGGATGAAGACAAAGCCAAGAAGGTGAAGTTCGCTACTAGGATCCATGTGGCCGCGGCTCTTGAAGGAGGCTACCACGTTTTCGATGAGTCCACTTACTACAGCAGCGATCTCAGGCCAACGGCGAAACAGCTCTGGAAACCGCCGATAGGAGTCTTGGAGCTTGGGATACTTAACGCAAACGGGCTCCACCCGGTGAAAACTAGAGACGGGAAAGGTGTGTCGGACACGTACGTTGTTGCTAAATACGGTCACAAGTGGGTTCGGTCGAGAACTGTAATCAACAGCTTGAGTCCAAAGTACAATGAGCAGTACACATGGGAGGTTTTCGACCCCGCAACGGTCTTAACCATCTGCGTCTTCGACAACGGTCATTTCGGAGAAGGAAAGAACAGAGATCAGACGATTGGGAAAGTACGTATCAGACTCTCAACTCTCCAGAGTGGTCGTGTGTACACAAACGCTTACCCATTACTTGTTTTACAACCATCTGGTCTCAAGAAAAGAGGCGAGCTTCACTTAGCCGTGAGGTTCACATGCACATCAGTCTCCAACATGCTGATGAAATACACAAAACCACTCTTGCCTAAGATGCATTACACACAGCCTTTATCCGTTAACCTACAGGAAGTGCTTAGGGTGCAGGCTCTCAACATAATGGTGGCTCGACTAGGCCGGTCAGAGCCGCCTCTTAGACGTGAAGTTGTTGAGTATATGACGGATGCTAAGACCCATCTGTTCAGCATGAGGCGAAGCAAAGCCAACTTCTACAGGTTCACCGCCGTGTTTTCTGGAGTGATGTCGGTGTGGAAATGGATGGGGGAAGTGTGCAGCTGGAGGACGCCGGTGACGACGGCGCTGGTGCACGTGCTGTACACGATGCTTGTGATGTTCCCGGAGATGATTTTGCCGACTGTGTTTCTTTACATGGCTGTGATTGGGCTGTGGAACTACAGGTTTAGGCCAAGGTTTCCTCCTCATATGGACACCAAACTGTCTTACGCAGAGAGTGTGAATGCTGATGAACTGGACGAAGAGTTTGATATCTTCCCGACCATGAAGGCTCCGGACATTGTTAAAATGAG GTACGACCGGCTGAGAATTGTGGCGGGGAAGATACAGTCGGTGGTGGGAGACATAGCAGCACAGGGAGAGCGCGTGCAGGCTCTGTTGAGCTGGCGTGATCCACGCGCCACCGCAATATTTGTGACGTTTTGCTTGATCATAGCCATGGTTATGTACATAACACCTTTTAAACTGTTTGCTCTCCTCTCTGGTTACTACTTCATGAGACACCCTAGGCTCCGACACCGTATTCCCTCCGCTCCACTCAACTTTTTCCGACGACTTCCGGCCATGACGGACTCTATGCTCTGA
- the LOC103853320 gene encoding probable methyltransferase PMT15 has translation MGMLTRIVASYILFPLQKQYTIHLRFLHFSYHYNIFFNLFLRPVMANYRWPSKLSKLSPRAKQTNLYGVIIVTVLCAASYSIGIWKNSRGGISRASLNSLPCTFPNITSPILPFTPRHTSPSETTTARVVQIPSCGVEFSEYTPCESVSRSLSFPRDRLIYRERHCPSKDEILRCRIPAPYGYSVPFRWPESRDVAWFANVPHTELTVEKKNQNWVRYEKDRFLFPGGGTMFPRGADAYIGEIGRLINLKDGSVRTAIDTGCGVASFGAYLMSRNIVTMSFAPRDTHEAQVQFALERGVPAILGVLASIRLPFPARAFDIAHCSRCLIPWGQYNGTYLIEVDRVLRPGGYWILSGPPINWQRQWRGWERTKDDLNSEQSQIERVARSLCWKKLAQREDLAVWQKPTNHIHCKRNRIALRRPPFCHRTQPDHAWYTKLEQCLTPLPEVTGTEIKEVAGGKLARWPERLNAVPPRIKSGSLQGITVDDFVSNTETWQTRVSYYKIFDQQLAETGRYRNLLDMNAYLGGFASALVDDPVWVMNVVPVEASVNTLGVIYERGLVGTYQNWCEAMSTYPRTYDFIHADSVFSLYKHRCDMEDILLEMDRILRPKGSVIIRDDIDVLTKVKKVTDGMQWEGRIGDHEKGPLEREKILFLVKEYWTAPAPDQ, from the exons ATGGGAATGCTCACTCGTATCGTCGCCTCGTATATATTATTCCCACTACAGAAACAATACACCATTCATCTAAGATTTTTACACTTTTCCTaccattacaacattttttttaatctatttctCCGGCCAGTCATGGCGAACTATCGGTGGCCGTCGAAGCTATCGAAGTTATCACCCCgagcaaaacaaacaaacctcTACGGCGTGATCATCGTCACGGTTCTCTGTGCAGCCTCTTACTCCATCGGGATATGGAAGAACTCTCGCGGAGGAATCTCACGTGCTTCCCTCAATTCATTGCCATGCACGTTTCCTAACATAACCTCACCGATCCTCCCCTTCACTCCCCGTCATACATCCCCATCGGAGACAACAACGGCGCGTGTGGTTCAAATCCCGTCTTGCGGCGTCGAGTTCTCTGAGTATACGCCGTGCGAGTCAGTGAGCCGATCTTTAAGCTTCCCAAGAGATAGGTTGATTTACAGAGAGAGACACTGTCCTTCAAAAGACGAGATTCTCCGGTGCCGGATTCCAGCGCCGTACGGTTACTCGGTACCATTCCGATGGCCGGAGAGCCGTGACGTCGCGTGGTTCGCTAACGTGCCGCACACGGAGCTAAcggtggagaagaagaatcaaaaCTGGGTGAGGTACGAGAAGGATAGGTTCTTGTTCCCTGGTGGAGGTACGATGTTTCCACGTGGAGCTGATGCTTACATCGGCGAGATCGGACGGTTGATAAATCTCAAGGATGGATCGGTTCGGACAGCCATTGATACGGGATGTGGG GTAGCGAGCTTTGGTGCGTATCTAATGTCGAGGAACATAGTAACCATGTCGTTTGCGCCAAGAGACACACACGAAGCTCAGGTTCAGTTCGCACTTGAGAGAGGAGTCCCTGCTATCCTCGGAGTCTTAGCTTCCATTAGACTCCCATTTCCAGCCAGAGCTTTCGACATAGCTCATTGCTCTCGATGTCTCATCCCCTGGGGCCAATACA ATGGGACGTATCTGATAGAGGTGGATAGGGTACTGAGACCGGGAGGGTACTGGATTCTCTCCGGACCGCCGATCAACTGGCAGAGACAATGGAGGGGTTGGGAGAGAACAAAAGACGATCTCAACTCGGAGCAGTCTCAGATCGAGAGGGTCGCTAGAAGCTTGTGTTGGAAGAAACTGGCGCAGAGAGAAGATCTTGCGGTATGGCAGAAACCCACCAATCATATTCACTGTAAGCGGAATCGTATTGCTCTAAGACGCCCTCCCTTCTGCCACCGGACACAACCCGATCATGCCTG GTACACTAAGCTGGAGCAGTGTTTGACGCCTTTGCCGGAAGTAACAGGAACTGAGATCAAAGAAGTAGCGGGTGGGAAGTTGGCGAGATGGCCTGAGAGATTGAATGCAGTTCCTCCGAGGATCAAGAGTGGGAGCTTGCAAGGGATCACTGTGGATGACTTTGTCAGCAACACAGAGACATGGCAGACAAGAGTGTCTTACTACAAGATCTTCGACCAGCAGCTAGCGGAGACAGGGAGATATAGAAACTTACTTGACATGAACGCTTACCTTGGGGGTTTCGCTTCAGCCTTGGTCGATGATCCTGTCTGGGTCATGAACGTTGTCCCCGTGGAGGCCAGTGTCAACACCCTTGGAGTTATCTATGAGCGAGGGTTGGTCGGAACGTATCAAAACTG GTGTGAAGCGATGTCAACTTACCCAAGGACGTACGATTTCATACATGCCGACTCGGTGTTTAGTCTGTACAAACACAGATGTGACATGGAAGACATCTTGTTAGAAATGGACAGGATACTAAGACCAAAGGGAAGCGTGATCATAAGAGACGACATAGATGTGTTAACAAAAGTGAAGAAGGTAACAGATGGGATGCAATGGGAAGGGAGAATAGGAGATCATGAGAAGGGACCGCTTGAAAGGGAGAAGATTTTGTTTCTTGTCAAGGAGTACTGGACGGCGCCTGCACCTGATCAGTGA